The following coding sequences are from one Streptomyces venezuelae window:
- a CDS encoding GerMN domain-containing protein, with protein MRYVRAGLSAVLAGLVLAGCGVRPTGVVDAGEAAGGLTKGLRIYFVSETGRLEGVTRTRAVRVPADVIKLLMSGPSKAEQQAGLTTLVEGGRFDVTGKGDHLTVSVPDILLDPTALDDRNLTGQLVCSLARAQAVLDKRGRTRPDDVRVTVRAAEGAESGPYVCSDFLK; from the coding sequence ATGAGGTACGTACGCGCGGGCCTGTCCGCGGTCCTGGCCGGACTGGTCCTCGCGGGGTGCGGGGTGCGGCCCACCGGTGTGGTGGACGCGGGCGAGGCGGCGGGCGGGCTCACCAAGGGCCTGCGGATCTACTTCGTCTCCGAGACGGGCCGGCTGGAAGGGGTCACCCGTACGCGCGCGGTCCGCGTACCGGCAGACGTCATCAAGCTGTTGATGTCCGGCCCCTCGAAGGCGGAGCAGCAGGCCGGGCTGACCACGCTGGTGGAGGGCGGCCGGTTCGACGTCACGGGCAAGGGCGACCACCTCACGGTGAGCGTCCCCGACATCCTCCTCGACCCCACCGCACTGGACGACCGCAACCTCACCGGCCAGCTCGTGTGCAGCCTGGCCCGCGCGCAGGCGGTCCTGGACAAGCGCGGGCGGACCCGGCCGGACGACGTGCGGGTGACGGTGCGGGCCGCGGAGGGCGCGGAGTCGGGCCCGTACGTCTGCTCGGACTTCTTGAAGTAG
- a CDS encoding nitrilase-related carbon-nitrogen hydrolase, which produces MRVALAQTDCALGDIGRNLDTARDHIAQAATQGADLVVFPELSLHGYHLGGLKKDTSVTTDDPRLLALSAPGGPDVLVGLHEHTSLRAYNTAAYYTGGRLLHVHRKLYLPNYLAWEERKHVSPGQHLRAYDLPGGHGRAATLVCNDAWQPVLPWLAVQDGAEVIVVPTNSAASLDPEAMDTGLYWDTLLSYTARMLQCWVVFVNRVGNENGASFWGGSRVVDPRGTVVAQAPKWEPGLVTVDIDVHEARRQRRAVPLVAEARLGLVDREVRRLIDEGGDS; this is translated from the coding sequence ATGCGAGTCGCGCTGGCACAGACCGACTGCGCCCTGGGAGACATCGGCCGGAACCTGGACACCGCACGGGACCACATCGCCCAGGCCGCGACCCAGGGCGCGGACCTCGTCGTCTTCCCGGAGCTGAGCCTGCACGGCTACCACCTGGGCGGCCTGAAGAAGGACACGTCGGTCACGACGGACGACCCGCGCCTGCTCGCCCTCTCCGCCCCCGGCGGCCCCGACGTCCTGGTCGGCCTCCACGAGCACACCAGCCTGCGCGCGTACAACACCGCGGCGTACTACACGGGCGGCCGCCTCCTCCACGTGCACCGGAAGCTGTACCTCCCCAATTACCTGGCCTGGGAGGAACGCAAGCACGTGAGCCCCGGCCAGCACCTGCGCGCGTACGATCTGCCCGGCGGGCACGGCCGCGCCGCCACCCTCGTCTGCAACGACGCCTGGCAGCCCGTGCTGCCGTGGCTCGCCGTGCAGGACGGGGCCGAGGTCATCGTCGTACCGACGAACAGCGCGGCGAGCCTGGACCCGGAGGCGATGGACACCGGTCTGTACTGGGACACACTGCTCTCGTACACCGCCCGCATGCTCCAGTGCTGGGTCGTCTTCGTGAACCGCGTCGGCAACGAGAACGGCGCCTCCTTCTGGGGCGGCTCCCGCGTCGTCGACCCGCGCGGCACGGTCGTCGCGCAGGCCCCGAAGTGGGAGCCGGGGCTGGTGACGGTCGACATCGACGTACACGAGGCGCGCAGACAGCGCCGCGCCGTACCGCTCGTCGCGGAGGCGCGGCTCGGCCTGGTGGACCGTGAGGTGCGGCGGCTGATCGACGAGGGCGGCGACAGCTGA
- a CDS encoding DUF2786 domain-containing protein yields MDSVIDRAFAAALYGDGDDGLDTGASLLAAAPETDADLRRRGEEYLHRAWRHGWQPADVLRLVRRDLDDPHVRLAADLIRAQTARYAHLPPRWPAQLADLDANTGPGGDHRDRFTRATVHLQLYRLLLRLPPIEPAGPLPGDTVPGPVHGEPRTLTRIRALLAKAEATGYPEEAEALTAKAQELMARHSLDDALLAARTRAKDVPTACRIGVDAPYETAKAILLDAVAAANHCRAVWNEAYGFSTVVGFDADLESVELLHTSLLVQGTAAMTRAEAGQRAAGRKRTKTFRQAFLMAYAHRIGGRLAEAGEHAVREAATEAAEASRDAAALLPVLAARDVAVTDHAERMFPETTTTRVRGVTDAEGWHHGTAAADRAHVTPRDRGPALP; encoded by the coding sequence ATGGATTCGGTGATCGACAGAGCGTTCGCGGCGGCGCTGTACGGCGACGGCGACGACGGTCTCGACACCGGCGCGTCCCTCCTCGCCGCCGCCCCCGAAACGGACGCCGACCTGCGCAGACGCGGGGAGGAGTACCTGCATAGGGCCTGGCGGCACGGCTGGCAGCCCGCCGATGTGCTGCGTCTCGTCCGACGCGACCTGGACGACCCGCACGTACGCCTCGCCGCGGACCTCATCCGCGCCCAGACCGCCCGCTACGCCCATCTGCCGCCCCGCTGGCCCGCCCAGCTCGCCGACCTCGACGCGAACACCGGGCCCGGAGGCGATCACAGGGACCGGTTCACCCGCGCCACCGTCCACCTCCAGCTGTACCGCCTCCTCCTGCGCCTCCCCCCGATCGAACCGGCGGGCCCCCTGCCCGGCGACACCGTCCCGGGACCGGTCCACGGCGAGCCCCGCACGCTCACCCGTATCCGCGCCCTCCTCGCCAAGGCCGAGGCGACCGGCTACCCGGAGGAGGCCGAGGCGCTCACCGCCAAGGCGCAGGAGCTGATGGCACGGCACTCGCTCGACGACGCGCTGCTCGCGGCCCGCACCCGCGCGAAGGACGTCCCGACGGCGTGCCGGATCGGCGTGGACGCCCCGTACGAGACGGCGAAGGCGATCCTGCTCGACGCCGTCGCCGCCGCGAACCACTGCCGCGCGGTGTGGAACGAGGCGTACGGCTTCTCGACCGTCGTCGGTTTCGACGCCGACCTGGAGTCGGTCGAGCTTCTCCACACCTCCCTGCTCGTGCAGGGCACCGCCGCGATGACCAGGGCGGAGGCCGGGCAGCGCGCCGCGGGACGCAAGCGCACGAAGACGTTCCGGCAGGCCTTCCTGATGGCGTACGCGCACCGCATCGGCGGCCGGCTCGCGGAGGCGGGCGAGCACGCGGTGCGGGAGGCGGCGACCGAAGCGGCGGAGGCGTCCCGGGACGCGGCGGCGCTGCTCCCCGTCCTCGCCGCCCGCGACGTCGCCGTCACGGACCACGCGGAGCGGATGTTCCCCGAGACGACCACGACGCGCGTACGAGGAGTGACGGACGCCGAGGGCTGGCACCACGGCACGGCCGCCGCCGACCGCGCCCACGTCACCCCGCGCGACCGCGGCCCCGCACTGCCCTGA
- a CDS encoding response regulator transcription factor, whose protein sequence is MPRVPHVLLIEDDASVRDGMELVLRRHGYAVDTAATGEDALALLARPAGQDIELAVLDLMLPGIDGFEVCRRIRASGSTIPVIMLTARGDDSDIVRGLEAGADDYVVKPVTAPVLEARIRAALRRAEPVRVRPGEDTYAGLVIDRAGLTVSKRGTPIPLPPTELRVLLELSASPGQVFSREQLLRSVWEHDFLGDSRLVDAAVGRLRAKIEDVPARPVFVQTVRGFGYRFGPV, encoded by the coding sequence CCCACGTCCTGCTGATCGAGGACGACGCGTCCGTGCGCGACGGAATGGAGCTCGTGCTGCGCCGTCACGGGTACGCCGTCGACACCGCCGCCACCGGTGAGGACGCCCTCGCGCTGCTCGCCAGGCCCGCGGGGCAGGACATCGAACTCGCCGTCCTCGACCTGATGCTGCCCGGCATCGACGGCTTCGAGGTCTGCCGACGGATCCGCGCCTCGGGGTCGACGATCCCCGTCATCATGCTGACCGCGCGCGGCGACGACAGCGACATCGTGCGGGGCCTGGAGGCGGGCGCCGACGACTACGTGGTCAAACCCGTGACCGCGCCCGTCCTCGAGGCGCGGATACGGGCGGCGCTGCGGCGGGCCGAACCGGTGCGGGTGCGGCCCGGCGAGGACACGTACGCCGGACTCGTCATCGACCGTGCCGGACTCACCGTGTCCAAGCGCGGCACGCCGATCCCGCTTCCCCCCACCGAACTGAGGGTCCTGCTGGAGCTCTCCGCGTCGCCGGGGCAGGTGTTCAGCCGCGAACAGCTGCTGCGCTCGGTGTGGGAGCACGACTTCCTCGGGGACTCGCGGCTCGTGGACGCGGCGGTCGGGCGGCTGCGCGCCAAGATCGAGGACGTGCCCGCCCGGCCGGTGTTCGTGCAGACGGTGCGGGGCTTCGGGTACCGGTTCGGGCCGGTATGA
- a CDS encoding AfsR/SARP family transcriptional regulator has protein sequence MSERCGLRFGLLGAPAVYDAEGVPHPVRSAKGRALLAALLLEPDRVVSLGALKDALWGDFPPVSAQASLQNHVTRLRRLLDDPGRLHAVPPGYRLRVGEDELDVRVFERLVARARAAHAERDWARVAECATDALALWRGTPLSGLPDSLDGHPLVPRLEEARLLALQWRYDAELELGTGLTALAPELAALVAEHPLREVFHRQLMLVLHRTGRQAEALAVHRELRRRLIEELGTEPGEAVREAHREVLRGRAAVPGPAAGASAVRVPAAGASAVRVPAARVPAVRVPVTVEAAAGVAEPDATEPEASAAAVSDESTVSDESTVSDEATVSVESTGPAETTGPAEITGPAQLPPAPAHFTGREEAVRELRRALRGGARVAVVSGMAGVGKSALAVHVAHALRAEFPDGQLYVNLRGATPGMTPLTPSQALATLLRDLGAEPRRARDGAEDPAAASALLRSLLAPTRTLMVLDDAATAAQVRPLLPAGDGCAVVVTSRSPLTALDGAERFPLEPLSDGDSAALLRAVSGRAGLDAGHPLVELAGRLPLALRIVAARLAARRALTPDALAELLKVSGGRLHHLEYDDLSVRRSLAVALDALRTSERETDRDAARALARIGALDLPTYGVPLLARLLGTDELRAGAALDRLVDVALLDETSYGRYTPHDLVRDFARETAAGAATETGTATDTETGKAMETGAGRGTGPVGMGTGAGLVEEAFRWYAECARRTLLAILPDGLDRTDRLRGVDAALTRPGLPAPDEGPPLTAESAFAWGDTELANVLALTERHSDSAGLLPVLVRCLFPYLQRRGRLTELAALGTLALDAARRQGDTAAEAQALTDAAGVHFMSGRSSEALALNDQALTLWRTLGYVSCVRRGLNNRGLLLEGLGRHAESAESLHRSLDLARELADPLSEAITLSHLGNLYEHTDARAAIAHHERSLAIGDTLGHAVVRQSAHCNIGYAHLTLGEPAAALGHFEESLRLHGEYEDWHGASQARLGLVRALRGLSRTADATHECAALLDRAEHRGDTHMTGLAGHQRGLLLRAEGREEEAYEQWRTALAALDGTDSRVADELRTLLAQ, from the coding sequence TTGAGCGAGCGGTGCGGACTGCGGTTCGGTCTGCTCGGGGCTCCCGCCGTGTACGACGCGGAGGGCGTGCCGCATCCCGTGCGCAGTGCGAAGGGGCGCGCGTTGCTGGCCGCGCTCCTCCTCGAACCCGACCGCGTCGTGTCCCTCGGCGCTCTGAAGGACGCCCTGTGGGGCGACTTCCCGCCCGTCTCGGCGCAGGCGTCCCTCCAGAACCATGTGACGCGGCTGCGGCGGCTCCTGGACGACCCGGGGCGGCTGCACGCGGTTCCGCCGGGGTACCGGCTGCGGGTCGGCGAGGACGAGTTGGACGTACGGGTCTTCGAGCGCCTCGTGGCACGGGCGCGGGCGGCGCACGCGGAGCGGGACTGGGCGCGGGTGGCGGAGTGCGCCACGGACGCGCTCGCGCTGTGGCGCGGCACGCCGTTGAGCGGGCTCCCCGACTCGCTGGACGGCCACCCGCTCGTACCGCGCCTGGAAGAGGCGCGGCTCCTCGCGCTGCAGTGGCGGTACGACGCCGAACTCGAACTCGGCACGGGGCTGACGGCGCTGGCACCCGAACTCGCGGCGCTGGTCGCGGAGCACCCCCTCCGTGAGGTCTTCCACCGCCAGCTGATGCTGGTGCTCCACCGCACGGGCCGCCAGGCGGAGGCTCTCGCCGTCCACCGCGAACTCCGCCGCCGCCTGATCGAGGAACTCGGCACGGAGCCGGGGGAGGCGGTACGGGAGGCGCACCGGGAGGTGTTGCGGGGGCGGGCGGCTGTGCCTGGGCCTGCGGCTGGAGCTTCTGCGGTGCGGGTGCCTGCGGCTGGGGCTTCTGCGGTGCGGGTGCCTGCGGCTCGGGTGCCTGCGGTGCGGGTGCCTGTAACTGTCGAGGCGGCGGCGGGGGTTGCGGAGCCTGATGCGACGGAGCCGGAAGCGTCTGCTGCTGCCGTGTCGGACGAGTCCACCGTGTCGGACGAGTCCACCGTGTCGGACGAGGCCACGGTGTCGGTCGAGTCCACCGGCCCCGCCGAAACCACCGGCCCCGCCGAGATCACCGGCCCGGCACAATTGCCCCCTGCTCCCGCCCACTTCACCGGCCGGGAGGAGGCCGTGCGGGAGCTGAGGCGCGCCCTGCGCGGCGGGGCACGCGTCGCTGTCGTGTCCGGGATGGCCGGGGTCGGGAAGAGTGCTCTCGCCGTGCACGTCGCGCACGCGTTGCGCGCGGAGTTCCCGGACGGGCAGCTCTACGTCAACCTGCGCGGCGCCACCCCCGGCATGACCCCGCTCACCCCCTCCCAGGCCCTCGCCACGCTCCTGCGCGACCTCGGTGCCGAACCCCGGCGTGCCCGGGACGGCGCCGAAGACCCCGCCGCCGCGAGCGCGTTGCTGCGGTCGCTGCTCGCGCCCACCCGCACCCTCATGGTCCTCGACGACGCCGCCACGGCCGCACAGGTGCGGCCCCTGCTGCCCGCGGGCGACGGGTGCGCGGTCGTGGTCACGAGCCGCTCCCCGCTGACCGCCCTCGACGGCGCGGAACGCTTCCCGTTGGAGCCGCTCTCCGACGGGGACAGCGCCGCGCTCCTGCGCGCCGTCTCCGGTCGTGCCGGGCTCGATGCCGGGCACCCCCTCGTCGAGCTCGCGGGCCGTCTCCCCCTCGCCCTGCGCATCGTCGCCGCCCGCCTCGCCGCCCGGCGTGCCCTCACCCCGGACGCCCTCGCCGAACTCCTCAAGGTCAGCGGTGGCCGCCTGCACCACCTCGAGTACGACGACCTGAGCGTGCGCCGCTCGCTCGCCGTCGCCCTCGACGCCCTGCGGACCTCCGAGCGTGAGACCGACCGCGACGCGGCCCGCGCCCTCGCCCGGATCGGCGCGCTCGACCTCCCCACGTACGGAGTGCCGCTCCTGGCCCGCCTGCTGGGCACCGACGAACTGCGCGCGGGCGCGGCCCTCGACCGCCTCGTCGACGTCGCCCTCCTCGACGAGACGTCCTACGGCCGCTACACCCCGCACGACCTCGTACGCGACTTCGCGAGGGAGACGGCGGCGGGCGCGGCCACGGAGACGGGCACGGCGACGGACACGGAGACGGGCAAGGCAATGGAGACGGGGGCGGGCAGGGGAACCGGCCCCGTAGGGATGGGTACGGGGGCGGGCCTCGTCGAGGAAGCCTTCCGGTGGTACGCGGAGTGCGCCCGCCGCACCCTCCTCGCCATCCTCCCGGACGGCCTCGACCGCACGGACCGCCTCCGCGGCGTGGACGCCGCGCTGACGCGCCCCGGCCTGCCCGCCCCCGACGAGGGCCCGCCCCTCACCGCCGAGTCCGCCTTCGCCTGGGGCGACACCGAACTCGCCAACGTCCTCGCCCTCACCGAACGGCACTCCGACTCCGCGGGCCTGCTCCCGGTCCTGGTCCGCTGTCTCTTCCCGTACCTCCAGCGCCGCGGCCGACTCACCGAACTCGCCGCACTCGGCACGCTCGCCCTGGACGCCGCCCGCCGCCAGGGCGACACCGCCGCCGAGGCGCAGGCCCTCACTGACGCCGCGGGCGTGCACTTCATGTCCGGCCGCAGCAGCGAGGCGCTGGCCCTGAACGACCAGGCCCTCACCCTCTGGCGCACACTCGGCTACGTGTCCTGCGTACGCCGCGGCCTCAACAACCGCGGCCTCCTCCTCGAAGGCCTCGGCCGGCACGCCGAGTCCGCCGAGTCCCTCCACCGGAGCCTGGACCTCGCCAGGGAACTCGCCGACCCGCTCAGCGAGGCGATCACCCTCAGCCATCTCGGCAACCTGTACGAGCACACGGACGCCCGCGCCGCCATCGCCCACCACGAACGCAGCCTCGCCATCGGCGACACCCTCGGGCACGCCGTCGTACGCCAGTCCGCCCACTGCAACATCGGCTACGCCCACCTCACCCTCGGCGAACCCGCCGCCGCCCTCGGCCACTTCGAGGAGAGCCTGCGACTGCACGGCGAGTACGAGGACTGGCACGGCGCCTCCCAGGCCCGCCTCGGTCTGGTCCGCGCCCTGCGCGGACTGTCCCGCACCGCGGACGCGACCCACGAGTGCGCCGCGCTGCTCGACCGCGCCGAACACCGCGGCGACACCCACATGACGGGCCTGGCCGGGCACCAGCGCGGGCTCCTCCTCCGGGCGGAGGGGCGCGAGGAGGAGGCGTACGAACAGTGGCGGACGGCGCTGGCGGCGCTGGACGGCACGGACAGCAGGGTGGCGGACGAACTCAGGACCCTGCTCGCGCAGTAG
- a CDS encoding bifunctional 3'-5' exonuclease/DNA polymerase has product MGGQRWVVAVGEGRGADLVPLGSDALPAGPAVREPDLAEAVRSRPDVDRWVWRSTAEIYPRLLAAGVRVPRCYDIEAAELLLLGHEGRLGEPRSAAAALARLRNTPVPPDPPPRAAEPGTQDSLFEPRPGGVPVTVDDLVEVHAEQQRRHDATAHPGRMRLLTASESAGMLVAAEMNAAGLPWRADVHRQLLNELLGERYAGRGEPRRLAELADDVSAAFGRRVRPDLAADVVKAFAQAGIRVKSTRRWELEGLDHPAVKPLIEYKKLYRIWTAHGWSWLQDWVHDGRFRPEYTPGGSVSGRWTTNGGGALQIPKVIRRAVVADPGWRLVVADADQMEPRVLAAISRDRGLMEVAGSEEDLYTRLSDRAFSGDRDHAKIALLGAVYGQTSGDGLKNLAALRRRFPLAVAYVDDAARAGEEGRLVRTWLGRTSPPAAGAGEDDEAGIPQEEAPSGPGNPGDLGGFGSGDGEFVPGYASTNARARGRFTRNFVVQGSAADWALLMLAALRRTIAEGGLRAELVFFQHDEVIVHCPAEEAETVALAVREAGDLAGRIAFGETPVRFPFTTAIVECYADAK; this is encoded by the coding sequence ATGGGTGGTCAGCGGTGGGTCGTCGCCGTGGGGGAAGGACGGGGCGCCGACCTCGTCCCCCTCGGCAGCGACGCCCTGCCCGCGGGCCCCGCCGTCCGGGAGCCCGACCTCGCCGAAGCCGTCCGCTCGCGCCCGGACGTCGACCGATGGGTCTGGCGGTCCACCGCCGAGATCTATCCCCGCCTCCTCGCCGCCGGCGTCCGCGTCCCCCGCTGCTACGACATCGAGGCCGCCGAACTCCTCCTCCTCGGCCACGAAGGCCGCCTCGGCGAGCCCCGTTCCGCCGCCGCCGCGCTCGCCCGGCTCCGCAACACCCCCGTGCCGCCGGACCCCCCGCCCCGCGCCGCCGAGCCCGGCACACAGGACTCCCTCTTCGAGCCGCGCCCCGGCGGTGTCCCCGTCACGGTCGACGACCTCGTCGAGGTCCACGCCGAGCAGCAGCGAAGACACGACGCCACCGCCCACCCCGGCCGGATGCGGCTGCTCACGGCCTCGGAGTCCGCGGGCATGCTCGTGGCCGCCGAGATGAACGCGGCGGGGCTGCCCTGGCGTGCCGACGTGCACAGGCAGCTCCTGAACGAACTGCTCGGCGAGCGGTACGCGGGCCGGGGCGAACCCCGCCGCCTCGCCGAGCTCGCCGACGACGTGTCCGCCGCGTTCGGCCGCCGCGTCCGCCCCGATCTGGCGGCCGACGTGGTGAAGGCCTTCGCGCAGGCCGGCATCAGGGTGAAGTCGACGCGGCGCTGGGAGCTGGAGGGGCTCGACCACCCGGCGGTGAAGCCCCTGATCGAGTACAAGAAGCTGTACCGCATCTGGACGGCCCACGGCTGGAGCTGGCTCCAGGACTGGGTGCACGACGGACGCTTCCGCCCCGAGTACACCCCGGGCGGCTCCGTCAGCGGCCGCTGGACGACGAACGGCGGCGGCGCGCTGCAGATCCCGAAGGTCATCCGCAGGGCCGTCGTCGCCGACCCGGGCTGGCGGCTCGTCGTGGCCGACGCCGACCAGATGGAGCCGAGGGTCCTCGCCGCGATCTCACGGGACCGGGGCCTGATGGAGGTGGCGGGCAGCGAGGAGGACCTGTACACCCGCCTCTCGGACCGCGCGTTCTCCGGCGACCGCGACCACGCGAAGATCGCGCTGCTGGGCGCGGTGTACGGGCAGACGTCGGGCGACGGCCTGAAGAATCTCGCCGCGCTGCGCCGCCGTTTCCCGCTGGCCGTGGCGTACGTCGACGACGCGGCGAGGGCGGGCGAGGAGGGCAGGCTCGTACGGACCTGGCTGGGCCGGACGAGTCCCCCGGCGGCGGGGGCGGGCGAGGACGACGAGGCGGGCATCCCGCAGGAGGAAGCACCGAGCGGTCCGGGCAACCCGGGTGACTTGGGCGGATTCGGCTCCGGCGACGGGGAGTTCGTTCCCGGGTACGCCTCCACCAACGCCCGTGCGCGGGGCCGTTTCACGCGCAACTTCGTCGTGCAGGGCAGCGCGGCGGACTGGGCGCTCCTGATGCTGGCCGCCCTGCGAAGGACGATCGCGGAGGGCGGGCTGCGGGCCGAGCTCGTGTTCTTCCAGCACGACGAGGTCATCGTGCACTGCCCCGCCGAGGAGGCGGAGACGGTCGCGCTGGCCGTGCGCGAGGCGGGGGATCTCGCGGGCCGGATCGCGTTCGGGGAGACACCGGTCCGCTTCCCGTTCACCACGGCGATCGTGGAGTGCTACGCGGACGCGAAGTAA
- a CDS encoding sensor histidine kinase: MRRGSGPRKDAPNPRAPWKVWGGLRGRLLIGFVLVAVVSAVTATGLAYRESRNAVLERKQDAVRTDFRNRVDQAAADLAVPPDEVSLTRFATGIADGLGDTVVVAEYRTLRASSDASADRTRISRALRDAVRTHNRMSLQRVDRHGSPYLVVGTPVTFDSGTPSGLDVYAISSLRAEQDDTAGILDAVRDGLLPVLLLTVALALLAARTVLRPVRELGRATRRHAAGDLTSRVTVPKGRDELADLARDFNHTAEALETSVAELREQEAKARRFVADVSHELRTPLAAMTMVATVLDEDADRLPPDAAHAARTVSAETARLSRLVDDLMEMSRFDSGAARLNVGEVDLAGTVRNTLALRGWTERVRVELPDGIRAVVDPRRIDVVVANLVGNALRHGAEPVTVTLAASPGGDWVTVEVADRGPGLAPDVLPHVFDRFYKADSARTRSEGSGLGTAIGLENARLHGGTIEVANRPDGGAVFTLRMPWRRGEGAGG; encoded by the coding sequence ATGAGACGGGGATCCGGGCCCCGAAAGGACGCGCCGAATCCGCGGGCGCCGTGGAAGGTGTGGGGCGGGCTGCGGGGGCGGCTCCTCATCGGGTTCGTGCTCGTCGCGGTCGTCAGCGCGGTCACCGCCACCGGGCTCGCCTACCGCGAGTCCCGCAACGCCGTCCTGGAACGCAAGCAGGACGCCGTGCGCACCGACTTCAGGAACCGCGTCGACCAGGCCGCCGCCGACCTCGCCGTGCCGCCCGACGAGGTCTCCCTCACCCGCTTCGCGACGGGGATCGCGGACGGGCTCGGGGACACGGTGGTCGTCGCCGAGTACCGCACGCTGCGGGCGTCGTCGGACGCGTCGGCCGACCGTACGCGGATCTCCCGCGCACTCCGCGACGCCGTCCGCACCCACAACCGGATGAGCCTCCAGCGGGTCGACCGGCACGGCAGCCCCTACCTGGTGGTCGGCACGCCGGTCACCTTCGACTCGGGGACACCGTCCGGGCTCGACGTCTACGCCATCAGCTCGCTGCGCGCCGAGCAGGACGACACGGCGGGCATCCTCGACGCGGTGCGGGACGGTCTGCTGCCGGTGCTGCTGCTCACCGTCGCGCTCGCGCTGCTCGCCGCCCGCACGGTGCTGCGACCCGTACGGGAACTGGGGCGGGCGACCCGCAGGCACGCCGCCGGGGACCTGACCTCGCGGGTCACCGTTCCGAAGGGCCGGGACGAACTCGCCGACCTCGCACGGGACTTCAACCACACCGCCGAGGCGCTCGAAACGTCCGTCGCCGAGTTGCGCGAGCAGGAGGCGAAGGCGCGGCGGTTCGTCGCCGACGTCTCGCACGAGCTGCGGACACCGCTCGCCGCGATGACGATGGTCGCCACCGTCCTCGACGAGGACGCGGACCGGCTCCCGCCGGACGCGGCACACGCCGCCCGCACGGTCAGCGCTGAGACGGCACGGCTCTCCCGGCTCGTGGACGACCTGATGGAGATGTCCCGCTTCGACTCGGGCGCGGCACGCCTCAACGTCGGCGAGGTCGACCTCGCGGGGACGGTGCGGAACACGTTGGCGCTGCGCGGCTGGACGGAACGGGTACGGGTCGAACTCCCTGACGGCATACGGGCGGTGGTCGACCCGCGCCGCATCGATGTGGTCGTCGCGAACCTCGTCGGGAACGCGCTGCGGCACGGGGCGGAGCCGGTGACGGTGACGCTGGCGGCGTCGCCCGGGGGCGACTGGGTGACGGTGGAGGTCGCCGACCGCGGTCCGGGCCTCGCCCCCGACGTGCTCCCCCATGTCTTCGACCGCTTCTACAAGGCGGACAGCGCGCGGACCCGCTCGGAGGGCAGCGGTCTGGGCACGGCCATCGGGCTGGAGAACGCGCGGCTGCACGGGGGCACGATCGAGGTGGCCAACAGGCCGGACGGCGGCGCGGTGTTCACACTGCGGATGCCGTGGCGGCGCGGAGAAGGGGCCGGGGGATGA